A single genomic interval of Desulfurellaceae bacterium harbors:
- a CDS encoding ADP-ribosylglycohydrolase family protein, with protein sequence MPNTFDDKIRGMLLLGAYGDALGAAQEGQETPTPDPLPTRLVARDMPEWGEAWGTWLPAIVHAKRIGMPTDDTCYRLCVLHPWLAAIADDDRTFDEASLRDFMAALRHEPLYPEWYSFACRDHLTAWLDMFQAHQENRSEGLFSPGVPGVFGLFLYLEMAAVRHGTTPLETFTVYQRQASLDQGYAKAVTGFVATLVSLAVNEAAETSSFGDWFFDRGRAVLDDLAAATQTQEAASLRGVLEAMAQLGRELRGETESTLNTVFKQRVLDPPMPPFLDHAFLGGLHDPYRVLAQLTATIAYAPDDPATALRAIAHSCGNTATLASLLGSLLGAWYGAEQLSTLHTEGLDFQAELDIVETNLTELFHFDLGQHGLHSS encoded by the coding sequence ATGCCGAACACATTTGACGATAAAATCAGAGGCATGCTCCTGCTCGGAGCGTATGGCGATGCGCTCGGCGCCGCCCAGGAGGGCCAGGAAACGCCGACTCCGGACCCGCTGCCGACACGCCTGGTCGCCCGTGACATGCCCGAGTGGGGCGAAGCCTGGGGAACCTGGCTGCCGGCGATTGTGCACGCCAAGAGAATCGGTATGCCGACCGACGATACCTGCTATCGCCTGTGTGTCCTTCACCCCTGGCTGGCGGCGATTGCTGATGACGACCGGACGTTTGACGAGGCGTCCCTGCGCGACTTCATGGCCGCTCTCCGGCACGAGCCGCTATATCCCGAGTGGTATTCGTTCGCCTGTCGAGATCACCTCACAGCCTGGCTGGACATGTTTCAGGCCCACCAAGAAAACCGCAGCGAGGGCTTGTTCAGTCCAGGGGTTCCAGGCGTCTTCGGCCTCTTCCTGTATCTGGAAATGGCCGCCGTCCGGCACGGCACGACTCCGCTCGAAACCTTTACCGTGTATCAACGGCAGGCCAGCCTCGACCAAGGCTATGCCAAAGCCGTGACCGGCTTTGTAGCCACCCTCGTGTCTCTGGCGGTGAATGAAGCTGCGGAAACCAGCTCTTTTGGCGACTGGTTCTTCGACCGCGGCCGCGCCGTGCTGGACGACCTGGCCGCTGCGACCCAGACTCAAGAAGCCGCCTCCCTGCGCGGCGTGCTGGAGGCCATGGCGCAACTCGGCCGCGAGCTGCGCGGTGAAACAGAGTCTACTCTCAATACCGTTTTTAAGCAGCGGGTCCTTGACCCGCCGATGCCGCCCTTTCTCGACCACGCCTTTCTGGGCGGGCTGCACGACCCCTACCGTGTCCTGGCTCAGCTCACAGCCACGATTGCCTACGCGCCCGACGATCCAGCCACGGCGCTGCGCGCCATCGCCCATAGCTGCGGCAACACCGCCACACTGGCCTCGCTGCTCGGCAGCCTGCTCGGAGCCTGGTACGGGGCCGAGCAGCTGTCCACGCTCCACACCGAAGGGCTCGACTTCCAAGCC